In Maridesulfovibrio sp., a single genomic region encodes these proteins:
- the folP gene encoding dihydropteroate synthase, producing the protein MTKEYSWTVMGGRVLGPAPFLIAGIVNVTPDSFYDGGKNFDSRTAVAHGRLLAEQGAHILDIGGESTRPFADSVSEAEELARVIPVIRELATDYVVSVDTVKAEVARQSIEAGAAIVNDVSAFSLDPQLLEVVADLKPGYVLMHSQGKPEDMQIAPRYDNVVEDILTFFKKSLEKLVKAGLPENRIVLDPGIGFGKTMEHNLEILRNIDQVAELGFPVYMALSNKSVWGSLLGLGPDCRQNATQAATAVLAARGIPIHRVHEVELTSQTLKIVKEIGGAN; encoded by the coding sequence ATGACCAAAGAATATTCATGGACCGTTATGGGGGGCAGGGTTTTAGGCCCTGCCCCCTTTTTAATTGCCGGTATTGTCAACGTTACCCCGGATTCCTTTTATGACGGGGGCAAGAATTTTGATTCGCGTACAGCTGTGGCTCATGGGCGGCTGTTGGCGGAGCAGGGAGCGCATATCCTCGATATCGGAGGGGAAAGCACAAGACCTTTTGCCGATTCTGTTTCCGAGGCCGAAGAACTGGCCCGTGTCATTCCGGTTATCCGTGAATTGGCGACCGATTATGTTGTTTCCGTTGATACGGTTAAGGCCGAGGTGGCCCGTCAGTCCATTGAGGCTGGTGCTGCAATCGTAAATGATGTTTCCGCTTTTTCGCTTGATCCTCAACTGCTTGAAGTCGTTGCTGATTTAAAGCCCGGGTATGTCCTTATGCATAGTCAGGGAAAACCTGAGGACATGCAGATTGCCCCCAGATATGATAATGTGGTAGAGGATATTTTGACCTTTTTTAAAAAAAGTCTTGAAAAACTTGTAAAAGCAGGCTTACCGGAGAATCGTATAGTGCTTGATCCGGGTATAGGGTTCGGTAAAACCATGGAGCATAATCTGGAAATATTGCGGAATATCGACCAGGTTGCCGAACTTGGTTTTCCTGTCTACATGGCCCTTTCAAATAAGTCCGTATGGGGCTCATTGCTGGGTCTTGGACCGGATTGCAGGCAGAATGCCACTCAGGCGGCTACGGCCGTTCTGGCCGCACGGGGGATTCCCATTCACCGTGTGCATGAAGTCGAACTGACAAGCCAGACTTTGAAGATAGTTAAGGAGATAGGCGGGGCGAATTAA
- the ftsH gene encoding ATP-dependent zinc metalloprotease FtsH, with protein sequence MNSFAKNLLVWVTIMLVMIVLFNLFNQPQASQLKLSYTDFLMKVDEGEVIQVKMQGQKISGVMVGDKRFVTYNPDDPTLVQNLIKKKIEVVAEPEEEAPWYMTLFISWFPMLLLVGVWIFFMRQMQGGGGGRGGAMSFGRSRARMINEETARVTFEDVAGVDEAKDELEEVVQFLSEPRKFTRLGGRIPKGVLLVGPPGTGKTLLARAVAGEAGVPFFSISGSDFVEMFVGVGAARVRDLFTQGKKNAPCLIFIDEIDAVGRQRGAGLGGGHDEREQTLNQLLVEMDGFESNEGVILIAATNRPDVLDPALLRPGRFDRQVVVPTPDVQGRAHILKVHTRKTPLAGEIDLDVIARGTPGFSGADLENLVNEAALYAAKNNQDSVKMADFEEAKDKVLMGRERRSLILTDDEKKTTAYHEAGHALIAKLLKNCDPVHKVTIIPRGRALGVTQQLPVDDRHNYSRAYLEDTLVMLLGGRVAEELILDQLTTGASNDIERATKMARSMVCQWGMSDKLGPMTFGESQDQVFLGRELVQHRDFSEDTSRLIDSEVRRIIDTAHETARRLLSENEKHLHAVAESLLERETIAGDDIDTLMAGGVLPPLETVSRVKTSSAARAYGSAAQAGYTPVKEQQDKADEESGDDFSFEEHSTDAEQDVSEADKEKKPEEAESSEDKKGSE encoded by the coding sequence TTGAATAGTTTTGCCAAGAATCTCTTGGTCTGGGTAACGATCATGCTGGTTATGATTGTCCTGTTCAATCTTTTCAACCAGCCGCAGGCATCCCAGCTTAAACTCTCCTATACCGATTTCCTCATGAAGGTGGACGAAGGAGAGGTTATACAGGTCAAGATGCAGGGGCAGAAAATCAGTGGGGTAATGGTAGGTGACAAACGGTTTGTGACCTATAATCCGGATGATCCCACTCTCGTCCAGAACCTGATCAAGAAGAAAATAGAAGTCGTTGCGGAGCCTGAAGAAGAGGCCCCGTGGTATATGACTTTGTTTATATCGTGGTTCCCGATGCTTTTGCTTGTCGGGGTTTGGATCTTTTTTATGCGCCAGATGCAGGGAGGCGGCGGAGGTCGTGGCGGGGCCATGTCTTTCGGTCGGTCCCGTGCCCGCATGATCAACGAGGAAACCGCGCGCGTCACTTTCGAGGATGTTGCCGGTGTTGATGAGGCCAAGGACGAGCTTGAAGAAGTTGTCCAGTTCCTCAGCGAACCTCGTAAGTTCACCCGTCTCGGTGGCCGCATACCCAAAGGTGTTCTGCTGGTGGGCCCCCCCGGAACAGGTAAAACCCTGCTCGCAAGGGCTGTTGCAGGAGAGGCCGGTGTGCCGTTCTTCTCCATATCCGGTTCCGACTTTGTCGAAATGTTTGTCGGTGTCGGTGCTGCACGTGTGCGTGACCTGTTTACTCAGGGCAAGAAGAATGCTCCGTGTCTGATTTTTATTGACGAAATCGACGCTGTCGGTCGTCAGCGCGGTGCCGGTCTCGGAGGCGGTCACGATGAACGCGAACAGACCCTTAACCAGTTGCTGGTTGAGATGGACGGTTTCGAGTCCAACGAAGGGGTAATTCTTATTGCCGCTACCAACAGACCGGACGTTCTTGACCCGGCGCTGCTGCGTCCCGGACGTTTCGACCGTCAGGTTGTGGTTCCCACTCCGGATGTGCAGGGGCGTGCTCATATCCTTAAGGTACATACCCGCAAAACCCCGCTGGCCGGTGAGATTGATCTTGATGTCATTGCCCGCGGAACTCCCGGTTTTTCCGGTGCGGATCTTGAAAACCTCGTTAACGAAGCCGCGCTTTATGCTGCCAAGAACAATCAGGACAGCGTGAAGATGGCCGACTTTGAAGAAGCCAAGGACAAGGTTCTGATGGGCCGTGAACGCCGCAGCCTGATCCTGACCGATGACGAGAAAAAGACTACCGCTTATCATGAAGCCGGGCATGCACTCATCGCCAAGCTTCTCAAGAACTGCGATCCGGTTCACAAGGTAACTATCATTCCCCGCGGAAGGGCGCTTGGTGTAACCCAGCAGCTTCCCGTGGATGACCGCCATAACTATTCCAGAGCATATCTGGAAGATACTCTGGTAATGCTGCTGGGCGGAAGGGTGGCCGAGGAACTTATCCTCGACCAGTTGACCACCGGAGCAAGCAACGATATCGAGCGTGCCACCAAGATGGCCCGTTCCATGGTCTGTCAGTGGGGCATGAGCGACAAGCTCGGACCCATGACTTTCGGTGAGAGCCAGGATCAGGTCTTTCTCGGCCGTGAACTTGTTCAGCACAGGGACTTCAGCGAGGACACCTCCCGTCTCATCGATTCGGAAGTGCGCCGTATCATCGATACTGCACACGAAACGGCCCGCAGGCTGCTCAGTGAAAACGAGAAGCATCTTCATGCAGTTGCCGAGTCACTGCTTGAACGTGAAACCATTGCCGGAGATGATATCGATACCCTTATGGCCGGTGGTGTGCTTCCTCCCCTTGAAACCGTATCCAGGGTGAAAACCTCTTCCGCAGCCAGGGCATACGGTTCTGCCGCTCAGGCCGGTTACACTCCGGTTAAGGAACAGCAGGATAAGGCTGATGAAGAATCCGGGGATGATTTCTCTTTTGAGGAACATTCAACTGATGCGGAACAAGATGTTTCCGAAGCGGATAAAGAAAAGAAGCCCGAAGAAGCTGAATCTTCCGAGGACAAAAAAGGCTCTGAATAA
- a CDS encoding hemerythrin domain-containing protein, producing MTDYDLHTGIGILDSQHQTFLTILEKIKNCDRTDSEKLATLIDELHLYTLYHFETEEKLLKESKVENFEAHQKKHNLLTEKIEEYRLENLTDSCLLAQGMCDFLEKWLFEHILETDMVDLAKVKAGENH from the coding sequence ATGACAGACTACGATCTCCATACCGGGATAGGCATCTTAGACAGCCAGCACCAGACTTTCCTGACTATTCTGGAAAAAATAAAGAATTGCGACCGTACCGACTCTGAAAAACTCGCAACCCTGATTGATGAACTTCATCTGTACACCCTTTATCATTTTGAAACAGAAGAAAAATTACTCAAGGAAAGCAAGGTTGAAAATTTTGAAGCTCATCAGAAAAAACACAATCTTCTTACAGAAAAGATTGAAGAATATCGGCTTGAAAATCTGACCGACAGCTGCCTGCTTGCACAGGGAATGTGCGACTTTCTTGAAAAATGGCTCTTCGAACACATATTGGAAACAGACATGGTTGATCTGGCAAAGGTAAAGGCCGGGGAAAACCACTGA